In Pseudoalteromonas sp. MM1, a single window of DNA contains:
- the folK gene encoding 2-amino-4-hydroxy-6-hydroxymethyldihydropteridine diphosphokinase, with protein MQCVYLGLGANLNSPKEQLDNAVYALKKLPHSEFISVSHYYASKPMGPQDQPDYVNAVACINTALEPEQLLDLTQAIELEHGRVRKAERWGPRTLDIDTLLFGQQVINNERLTVPHYGLCEREFVVYPLLELAPELILPSGIALKTIAQGLPLNDLQQLPL; from the coding sequence ATGCAGTGTGTATATTTGGGTTTAGGTGCCAACCTAAACTCACCCAAAGAGCAGCTTGATAACGCAGTTTATGCGCTTAAAAAGCTGCCGCATAGCGAATTTATAAGTGTATCGCATTACTATGCAAGCAAGCCCATGGGGCCACAAGATCAACCCGACTACGTCAATGCCGTTGCGTGTATTAACACCGCGCTTGAACCTGAGCAATTACTTGATTTAACGCAAGCCATAGAGCTTGAGCATGGGCGAGTAAGAAAAGCCGAGCGCTGGGGGCCGCGTACCCTCGATATAGATACCTTACTGTTTGGGCAGCAAGTTATTAATAACGAACGTTTAACTGTGCCACATTATGGCCTGTGCGAACGTGAGTTTGTAGTTTACCCTTTACTTGAGCTTGCCCCAGAACTGATTTTACCAAGCGGCATTGCATTAAAAACCATTGCGCAAGGCTTACCGCTCAACGACTTACAACAATTACCTCTGTAA
- the gluQRS gene encoding tRNA glutamyl-Q(34) synthetase GluQRS produces the protein MSPTAVTTPKRDYRGRFAPSPSGPLHFGSLVAAVGSYLDAKVNQGKWLVRIEDIDTTRVVKNADSDILNTLQAYGLYWDEPVVYQTQRLPLYQEITNSLIQQHCVYGCRCSRKQIKAMGGIYQGHCKALNLSTEQGALRLSQQHPTCHFNDLIQGSITVNSALAHEDYIIKRSDGLFAYQLVVVIDDIEQGINRVVRGADLIEPTARQISLFKQLNAAIPQYAHLPLAVAEPGFKLSKQNYAPAISTDNPKPALIDAFEFLNLPVHSQLNDLSVEQLMAWAINEFSLTAVPSIPEIQISQGQHPNSTKFTHLSK, from the coding sequence ATGTCTCCTACAGCCGTTACCACGCCAAAGCGTGACTATCGCGGTCGATTTGCACCGTCTCCTTCTGGGCCACTTCATTTTGGCTCACTTGTGGCGGCTGTGGGCAGCTACCTTGATGCTAAAGTAAATCAGGGTAAATGGTTAGTGCGCATTGAAGATATTGACACCACCCGTGTAGTCAAAAATGCCGACTCCGATATTCTAAATACCTTACAAGCCTACGGCCTTTATTGGGACGAACCCGTTGTTTATCAAACTCAGCGACTACCCCTTTATCAGGAAATAACAAACTCCCTGATCCAACAACACTGTGTGTATGGTTGTCGCTGCTCTCGCAAACAAATAAAAGCCATGGGTGGCATTTACCAAGGCCACTGCAAAGCGCTTAACTTATCAACAGAGCAAGGTGCACTTCGTCTTAGCCAACAGCACCCAACCTGCCATTTTAACGATTTGATTCAAGGGAGCATTACCGTAAATAGTGCATTAGCCCATGAAGATTACATAATAAAGCGAAGTGACGGATTATTTGCCTACCAGCTGGTGGTGGTTATTGATGACATTGAGCAAGGCATTAATCGTGTAGTACGCGGCGCCGATTTAATCGAGCCCACAGCACGGCAAATCAGTTTATTTAAACAACTTAATGCGGCCATTCCCCAATACGCACATTTACCCCTTGCGGTTGCAGAGCCTGGCTTTAAACTTTCTAAACAAAATTACGCGCCCGCTATTAGCACAGATAACCCAAAACCTGCACTTATTGATGCATTTGAATTTTTAAACTTACCTGTACATAGTCAATTAAATGATTTATCTGTAGAGCAATTAATGGCGTGGGCCATTAACGAATTTAGCTTAACAGCGGTGCCAAGCATACCTGAAATTCAAATTTCGCAAGGTCAGCATCCAAACAGCACTAAATTTACGCATTTAAGCAAATAA
- the pcnB gene encoding polynucleotide adenylyltransferase PcnB → MQSTQTSDEPVVVTRGEHGISRKQFSPNAIKVLYRLKDGGYDAYLVGGCIRDILLGQQPKDFDVVTNATPEQVKKLFRNCRLIGRRFRLAHIVFGREIIEVATMRGHHEAQEDKNQISQSSEHGQLLRDNVYGSIEEDAERRDFSINALYYSINDFCIYDYANGLAAIKAKQIELIGDPETRYREDPVRMLRAVRFATKLDMSIAPKSEKPITALASLLDNIPPARLFEEVLKLFLNGKAEANYLMLRQYGLFKSLFPVLDKILDKNPDGLEAAFIQQMFQNTDKRINADKKVTPAFIFAALLWFPLLERADKIKQQEQLSYFDAFAQAMNKVLSENAQHIAVPKRFTLGARDIWHIQQRLDKRAGQRAYRLTQQPRFKAAYDFLLLRVDAGEQQHSELAQWWTQYLSQDINGQKDMVKNLGHQGGPKPRKRSRRRTTKKPTE, encoded by the coding sequence GTGCAAAGCACTCAAACAAGTGATGAACCGGTTGTTGTAACACGCGGCGAACATGGTATTTCACGTAAACAATTTAGCCCAAATGCAATCAAAGTACTTTACCGTTTAAAAGACGGTGGTTACGACGCTTACCTAGTAGGTGGTTGTATTCGCGATATATTGTTAGGTCAACAGCCAAAAGACTTTGACGTAGTGACCAATGCCACTCCAGAGCAAGTTAAAAAACTATTTAGAAATTGCCGCCTTATTGGCCGCCGCTTTCGCTTAGCGCATATTGTTTTTGGTCGCGAAATCATAGAAGTAGCCACCATGCGCGGGCACCATGAAGCGCAAGAAGACAAAAACCAAATTAGCCAATCAAGCGAACACGGGCAATTACTGCGCGATAACGTGTATGGTAGCATTGAAGAAGATGCCGAGCGCCGTGACTTTTCTATCAATGCGCTGTACTACTCGATTAACGATTTTTGTATATACGATTACGCCAATGGCTTAGCGGCTATAAAAGCAAAGCAAATTGAGTTAATTGGCGACCCAGAAACGCGCTACCGTGAAGACCCTGTGCGTATGCTGCGTGCGGTACGCTTTGCAACCAAGCTTGATATGAGCATTGCGCCTAAAAGCGAAAAGCCTATTACTGCGCTTGCCAGCCTACTCGATAACATTCCGCCAGCGCGTTTATTTGAAGAAGTGTTAAAGCTGTTTTTAAACGGTAAAGCCGAAGCAAACTATTTAATGCTACGACAATACGGCTTATTTAAATCGTTATTTCCGGTGCTTGATAAAATTTTAGATAAAAACCCTGACGGCTTAGAAGCGGCGTTTATTCAACAAATGTTTCAAAACACCGATAAACGCATTAATGCTGATAAAAAAGTCACGCCTGCATTTATATTTGCCGCTTTACTCTGGTTCCCGCTGCTTGAACGTGCAGATAAAATTAAACAACAAGAACAACTCTCTTACTTTGATGCATTTGCACAAGCAATGAATAAAGTATTAAGTGAAAACGCCCAGCATATAGCCGTACCAAAACGCTTTACCCTAGGCGCTCGCGATATTTGGCATATACAGCAACGTTTAGATAAACGTGCCGGGCAACGTGCTTACAGACTTACCCAGCAACCACGCTTTAAAGCCGCTTACGACTTTTTATTATTACGCGTTGATGCCGGTGAGCAACAACATAGTGAACTTGCTCAGTGGTGGACTCAGTACTTAAGCCAAGATATAAACGGCCAAAAAGACATGGTAAAAAATCTAGGCCATCAAGGTGGGCCTAAACCACGTAAGCGCTCACGCCGCCGCACCACTAAAAAGCCGACTGAGTAA
- the phoR gene encoding phosphate regulon sensor histidine kinase PhoR: MYRVINKQALVKRLFIYFLPLLLVGVLIGAPFLLLFLGTSSLLVWHYHQLYRLSDWLLNQRSFNPPEGEGAWEQVFEGIYHLQHRNRKKRNELADLIRRFRDGAEAVPDAVVVLQSDLSIVWCNQLALKVLGLQWPTDHGQRLDNLIREPKFAKYMLRGEFEEPLELDNGHIVDQVLEFRVMPYANTQLMVVVRDVTRLKQLEQMRKDFVANVSHELRTPLTVVTGYLEMMDGDMMPPPAMWNKAQNTMLEQCKRMDSLVNQLLSLSRIEGARRQDNDKAINVPQMLNYIKTEAQSINQDKGHELIFDIDNELDIKGSEDELRSAFSNLVFNAIHYTKAGGKIVVTWQRKEGLAHFSVNDNGDGIAPEHINRLTERFYRVDKARSRTTGGSGLGLAITKHVLTRHDSKLNITSELGRGSCFSFDFSKDKLVNLAS; encoded by the coding sequence ATGTATCGAGTTATTAATAAACAGGCGTTAGTAAAACGTCTGTTTATCTATTTTTTACCCCTGTTATTAGTTGGTGTACTTATTGGTGCACCATTTTTGCTTTTATTTTTAGGCACTTCTTCTCTTTTAGTCTGGCATTACCATCAACTTTATCGCTTAAGCGATTGGCTTTTAAATCAACGTAGCTTTAACCCACCAGAGGGCGAGGGTGCGTGGGAACAAGTATTTGAAGGCATTTATCATTTACAGCACCGTAATCGTAAAAAACGCAACGAACTGGCCGATTTAATTCGTCGCTTTCGCGATGGGGCTGAAGCTGTACCCGATGCCGTAGTGGTATTGCAAAGTGATTTAAGCATTGTTTGGTGTAACCAACTTGCACTTAAAGTATTGGGGCTACAATGGCCGACCGATCATGGCCAGCGCCTAGATAACCTAATACGCGAACCTAAATTTGCCAAGTACATGCTGCGCGGTGAATTTGAAGAGCCATTAGAGCTTGATAACGGGCATATTGTTGACCAAGTGCTTGAATTTAGGGTAATGCCGTATGCCAACACGCAGCTTATGGTGGTAGTACGTGATGTAACACGCCTAAAGCAGCTAGAGCAAATGCGCAAAGACTTTGTTGCCAATGTATCGCATGAGCTGCGTACGCCGCTTACGGTCGTTACTGGCTACCTTGAAATGATGGATGGCGATATGATGCCACCGCCTGCAATGTGGAATAAAGCGCAAAATACCATGCTTGAGCAATGTAAGCGTATGGACAGCTTAGTTAATCAGCTTTTATCTCTTTCGCGTATTGAAGGGGCGCGCAGGCAAGACAACGACAAAGCCATAAATGTGCCGCAAATGCTCAACTACATTAAAACCGAAGCGCAGTCTATAAACCAAGATAAAGGCCATGAGCTTATTTTTGATATAGATAATGAGCTTGATATTAAAGGCTCTGAAGATGAGCTACGCAGTGCGTTTTCTAATTTAGTGTTTAACGCTATACATTACACTAAAGCGGGCGGAAAAATTGTTGTTACCTGGCAGCGTAAAGAGGGGCTTGCGCACTTTAGTGTAAATGATAATGGCGATGGTATTGCACCAGAGCATATAAATCGTTTAACTGAGCGCTTTTACCGCGTAGATAAAGCAAGGAGCCGCACAACCGGTGGCTCAGGTTTAGGCTTAGCAATTACTAAACACGTGCTTACACGTCACGATAGTAAATTAAATATAACCAGTGAGCTTGGTAGAGGCTCGTGTTTTTCTTTCGATTTTTCAAAGGATAAGCTTGTTAACTTAGCAAGTTAA
- the phoB gene encoding phosphate regulon transcriptional regulator PhoB yields MSRKVLVVDDEAPIREMLVFVLEQNGFQAIEAEDYDSAIAAMVEPYPDMVLLDWMLPGGSGIQIAKQFKQSEYTRQIPIIMLTARGEEEDKVRGLEVGADDYVTKPFSPKELMARIKAVIRRVSPTSLEEAIEVHGLRLDPISHRVTSEGSELDMGPTEFRLLHFFMTHPERVYSREQLLDHVWGTNVYVEDRTVDVHIRRLRKAIAPLGHDRLVQTVRGAGYRFSSKL; encoded by the coding sequence ATGTCACGTAAAGTACTAGTCGTAGATGATGAAGCTCCTATCAGAGAGATGTTAGTTTTTGTTTTAGAACAAAATGGATTTCAAGCAATTGAAGCAGAAGATTACGATTCTGCCATTGCAGCTATGGTTGAACCATACCCAGATATGGTTTTACTCGATTGGATGTTACCAGGCGGTAGCGGTATTCAAATAGCTAAGCAATTTAAGCAAAGTGAATACACACGTCAAATTCCAATTATTATGCTTACAGCCCGCGGCGAAGAAGAAGACAAAGTACGCGGCCTAGAAGTAGGGGCAGATGACTACGTTACTAAACCTTTTTCTCCTAAAGAGTTAATGGCTCGCATTAAAGCGGTTATTCGCCGTGTATCGCCTACCTCATTAGAAGAAGCCATAGAAGTACATGGCTTGCGTTTAGACCCAATATCGCACCGCGTTACCTCTGAGGGAAGCGAGCTTGATATGGGCCCAACCGAATTTAGATTATTACATTTTTTTATGACTCACCCAGAGCGTGTTTATAGCCGTGAGCAACTGCTTGATCATGTTTGGGGAACTAATGTGTACGTAGAAGACCGTACAGTTGATGTGCACATACGACGTTTACGCAAAGCGATTGCACCGCTGGGGCATGATCGCTTAGTACAAACAGTACGTGGTGCAGGTTATCGTTTTTCTAGTAAATTATAA
- the fba gene encoding class II fructose-bisphosphate aldolase (catalyzes the reversible aldol condensation of dihydroxyacetonephosphate and glyceraldehyde 3-phosphate in the Calvin cycle, glycolysis, and/or gluconeogenesis), whose product MALISMRQLLDHAAEHGYGVPAFNVNNQEQMRAIMEAADKTNSPVIVQGSAGARAYAGAPFIRHMILAAVEEWPHIPVVMHQDHGTSPGVCQRSIQLGFSSVMMDGSLMTDGKTPSSYEYNVEVTRETVAMAHACGVSVEGELGVLGSLETGEAGEEDGVGAEGKLTTDQMLTDPEEAADFVNKTHVDALAIACGTSHGAYKFTRPPTDDILAIDRIKEIHARIPNTHLVMHGSSSVPQEWLEIINQYGGEIPETYGVPVEQIVEGIKYGVRKVNIDTDLRLASTGAIRRHMALNPSNFDPRKYLAEATKAMTEICVARYNAFGTAGQAGKIKPISLDDMHLKYLSGELDPQIK is encoded by the coding sequence ATGGCTTTAATCAGTATGCGACAACTTTTAGATCATGCAGCTGAACACGGTTACGGCGTTCCAGCCTTTAACGTGAATAACCAAGAGCAAATGCGCGCAATAATGGAAGCGGCTGATAAAACAAACAGCCCAGTAATTGTTCAAGGATCAGCAGGCGCACGTGCTTATGCTGGTGCTCCATTTATCCGCCACATGATTTTAGCAGCCGTTGAAGAATGGCCGCACATTCCAGTAGTAATGCACCAAGATCACGGCACCTCACCCGGTGTTTGCCAACGCTCAATTCAACTTGGCTTTTCATCAGTTATGATGGATGGCTCATTAATGACTGACGGAAAAACCCCATCAAGTTACGAATATAATGTAGAAGTAACACGCGAAACCGTGGCTATGGCGCACGCCTGTGGCGTGTCGGTTGAAGGCGAGCTAGGTGTACTTGGCTCACTTGAAACCGGAGAAGCGGGCGAAGAAGATGGTGTAGGCGCAGAAGGAAAGCTTACTACCGATCAAATGCTTACCGATCCAGAAGAAGCCGCCGATTTTGTAAATAAAACTCACGTTGATGCCTTGGCAATAGCGTGTGGTACATCGCACGGGGCTTACAAATTTACGCGCCCACCCACAGATGATATTTTAGCGATTGATCGTATTAAAGAAATTCACGCCCGTATCCCGAACACACACTTAGTAATGCACGGATCATCATCTGTACCCCAAGAGTGGTTAGAGATCATAAATCAATACGGTGGCGAAATTCCTGAAACATACGGCGTACCTGTTGAGCAAATTGTAGAAGGGATCAAATACGGTGTACGTAAAGTAAATATTGATACCGATTTACGCTTGGCCTCTACTGGTGCTATTCGCCGTCATATGGCGCTTAACCCATCTAACTTCGATCCGCGTAAATACCTAGCAGAAGCAACTAAAGCAATGACAGAGATTTGTGTTGCCCGCTACAACGCGTTTGGTACAGCAGGACAAGCTGGGAAAATTAAGCCAATTTCACTTGATGATATGCACCTTAAGTATTTAAGTGGTGAGTTAGACCCACAAATTAAATAA
- the panC gene encoding pantoate--beta-alanine ligase yields MQSITEIKSLRSQVKAWRQAGLSVALVPTMGNLHQGHFSLVEKAKTMADKVVVSIFVNPMQFGANEDLDSYPRTLNEDKQGLADLNTDIVFTPSVDTIYPNGLGEQSFVDVPGVSMGYCGGTRPGHFRGVATVVTKLFNLVQPDYACFGEKDFQQLQVIKTMVRDLSIPVEIIGVPTMREVSGLAMSSRNGYLSAEQKATATALFKTLNSCAEQLKTGNTDYKALEQIAKSSLEQAGLKPDYFEIAQRDTLKAATLDDTQLVILAAAFLGNVRLIDNLQVEI; encoded by the coding sequence ATGCAGTCAATTACTGAAATTAAATCGTTACGTAGTCAAGTTAAAGCGTGGCGCCAAGCAGGCTTAAGCGTGGCTTTAGTGCCAACCATGGGCAACTTGCACCAAGGCCATTTTTCGTTAGTCGAAAAGGCTAAAACAATGGCAGACAAAGTGGTTGTGAGCATTTTTGTCAACCCAATGCAATTTGGTGCCAACGAAGATTTAGATAGCTACCCACGTACATTAAATGAAGACAAACAAGGCTTAGCCGACTTAAACACCGATATTGTATTTACCCCAAGCGTAGATACTATTTACCCAAACGGGCTGGGTGAGCAAAGCTTTGTAGATGTACCGGGTGTTTCTATGGGGTATTGCGGCGGCACGCGCCCTGGGCACTTTAGAGGCGTTGCCACGGTAGTAACTAAGTTATTTAATTTAGTACAGCCAGATTATGCATGCTTTGGCGAAAAAGACTTTCAGCAACTACAAGTGATAAAAACCATGGTACGCGATTTATCAATTCCGGTTGAAATTATCGGCGTACCGACCATGCGTGAAGTATCAGGGCTTGCTATGAGCTCGCGAAATGGCTATTTATCTGCAGAGCAAAAAGCCACGGCTACCGCATTATTTAAAACCCTAAACAGTTGCGCTGAGCAGCTCAAAACAGGTAATACCGATTACAAAGCACTTGAGCAAATAGCAAAAAGTAGTTTAGAACAAGCCGGCTTAAAGCCTGACTATTTTGAGATAGCTCAACGAGATACATTAAAAGCTGCTACACTTGATGATACACAACTTGTTATTTTAGCTGCCGCCTTTTTAGGTAATGTTAGATTAATCGACAATTTACAAGTTGAGATTTAA
- a CDS encoding PstS family phosphate ABC transporter substrate-binding protein, producing the protein MKFKNLVAAMGVAVTTLVSAQAVALDDAIPEYQKINGVSGNFSSVGSDTLANMMTFWAEEYKRIYPNVNIQIQAAGSSTAPPALTEGTSNMGPMSRKMKSKEIEAFEKRYGYKPTEVRVAIDALAVFVHKDNPIEGLRIDQVDAIFSSTRKCGASEQVNRWSDVGLTGDWAAKDIQLYGRNSVSGTYGYFKKKALCKGDFRNNVNEQPGSASVVQSISSSLNAIGYSGIGYKTSGVRTVPLSKKGTNYVDATLDNVAKGKYPLSRFLYVYVNKHPNKPLSPIEAEFLKMVLSKDGQKIVEKDGYVPLSAKLAEAELKKLGL; encoded by the coding sequence ATGAAATTTAAAAACTTAGTTGCCGCAATGGGTGTGGCTGTTACAACATTAGTATCTGCACAGGCTGTTGCTCTTGACGACGCAATTCCTGAATATCAAAAAATTAACGGCGTTTCAGGTAACTTTTCATCTGTAGGCTCTGATACTTTAGCTAACATGATGACTTTTTGGGCTGAAGAGTACAAACGTATTTACCCAAATGTAAATATTCAAATTCAAGCGGCAGGTTCGTCTACTGCTCCACCAGCGCTTACTGAAGGCACCTCTAACATGGGTCCTATGAGCCGTAAAATGAAATCAAAAGAAATCGAAGCGTTTGAAAAACGCTACGGTTACAAGCCTACAGAAGTGCGTGTAGCGATTGATGCATTAGCGGTATTTGTACACAAAGATAACCCAATTGAAGGCTTACGTATTGACCAAGTAGATGCTATTTTTTCATCTACTCGTAAATGTGGTGCGTCTGAGCAAGTTAACCGCTGGAGCGATGTTGGCCTAACGGGCGACTGGGCTGCAAAAGACATTCAATTATACGGACGTAACTCTGTATCAGGTACTTACGGTTACTTTAAAAAGAAAGCACTGTGTAAAGGTGACTTCCGTAACAACGTAAATGAGCAACCAGGTTCAGCCTCTGTTGTACAGTCAATCTCATCTTCATTAAACGCGATTGGTTACTCAGGCATTGGTTACAAAACGTCGGGTGTACGTACGGTTCCTTTATCTAAAAAAGGCACTAACTACGTAGATGCAACGCTTGATAATGTTGCTAAAGGTAAATACCCACTTTCTCGTTTCTTATACGTTTACGTGAACAAGCACCCTAATAAGCCGCTTTCACCAATTGAAGCTGAGTTCTTAAAAATGGTACTTTCTAAAGACGGTCAAAAAATCGTTGAAAAAGATGGTTACGTACCACTATCTGCTAAGTTAGCAGAAGCAGAGCTTAAAAAGTTAGGTTTATAA
- a CDS encoding phosphoglycerate kinase codes for MSVIKMADLDLNGKRVLIREDLNVPVKAGKVTSDARIRAALPTIKLALEKGAKVMVMSHLGRPTEGEYDDEFSLAPVADYLNDALEQNVRLEKDYLNGVEVADNEVVVFENVRFNKGEKKNDEALSKQLAALCDVYVMDAFGTAHRAQASTHGVGLFADIACAGPLLSAELEALGKALDNPARPLVAIVGGSKVSTKLTVLDSLSTIVDQLVTGGGIANTFIAAAGHPVGKSLYEADLMDEANRLCAAAKQNNGEIPVPTDVVVGNEFSDSAVATLKDVSEVTSDDMIFDIGPDTASQLAKIIANAGTVVWNGPVGVFEFDQFGNGTRAIAQAIANSNAFSIAGGGDTLAAIDKYGIADKVSYISTGGGAFLEFLEGKKLPAVEMLESRA; via the coding sequence ATGTCGGTCATAAAAATGGCAGATTTAGATTTAAACGGCAAGCGCGTATTAATTCGTGAAGATTTAAATGTGCCAGTAAAAGCAGGTAAAGTGACGTCAGACGCACGTATTCGTGCTGCGCTGCCTACTATTAAATTAGCGCTTGAAAAAGGCGCTAAGGTAATGGTTATGTCGCATCTTGGCCGCCCAACAGAAGGTGAGTACGACGACGAGTTTTCACTTGCTCCTGTTGCCGATTACTTAAACGATGCACTTGAGCAAAATGTACGCCTTGAGAAAGACTACTTAAACGGCGTTGAAGTTGCCGATAACGAAGTGGTTGTGTTTGAAAACGTACGCTTTAATAAAGGTGAGAAGAAAAACGACGAAGCGTTATCAAAACAACTTGCAGCACTGTGTGATGTGTATGTAATGGATGCATTTGGCACCGCTCACCGCGCACAAGCGTCTACTCATGGCGTTGGTTTATTTGCAGATATTGCCTGTGCTGGCCCGTTATTATCAGCAGAGCTTGAAGCATTAGGTAAAGCATTAGATAACCCAGCTCGCCCATTAGTCGCTATTGTAGGTGGTTCTAAAGTATCAACTAAATTAACTGTTTTAGACTCGCTTTCAACGATTGTTGATCAGCTAGTAACTGGTGGCGGTATTGCTAATACCTTTATTGCAGCAGCAGGTCATCCGGTTGGTAAATCACTTTACGAAGCTGATTTAATGGATGAAGCAAATCGTTTATGTGCAGCAGCTAAACAAAACAATGGTGAAATTCCGGTACCGACTGATGTTGTAGTAGGTAATGAATTTTCAGACTCAGCAGTTGCTACGCTTAAAGATGTAAGCGAAGTAACAAGCGATGACATGATTTTTGATATTGGCCCTGATACAGCCAGCCAACTTGCTAAAATTATAGCAAATGCAGGTACTGTAGTGTGGAATGGCCCTGTTGGCGTATTTGAATTTGATCAGTTTGGTAATGGCACGCGTGCTATTGCCCAAGCAATTGCTAACTCTAATGCGTTTTCAATTGCTGGTGGCGGTGATACCTTAGCTGCAATTGATAAATACGGCATTGCCGATAAAGTATCTTACATTTCTACCGGTGGTGGTGCGTTCTTAGAGTTTTTAGAAGGCAAAAAACTTCCAGCAGTAGAAATGCTAGAGTCGCGCGCTTAA
- the panB gene encoding 3-methyl-2-oxobutanoate hydroxymethyltransferase, whose translation MSKITVSTLNKMKAENNKITALTAYDASFAKLFHDNGVDVILVGDSLGMVLQGGDDTLAVTNQDIAYHTRCVRGGSRELFVIADMPFMSYSNVSDTCKNAAELMRAGANMVKLEGGEWLYDSIKSLTQQGIPVCGHLGLTPQSVHVFGGFKIQGREDDKAQKMIDDAKALEDAGAQLLVLECIPSALAKRITDAVTIPTIGIGAGNVTDGQILVMHDLVGISAGYIPKFSKNFLLETGNMPDAVKKYCTDVKSGAFPSAEHEFK comes from the coding sequence ATGTCTAAAATAACCGTTTCTACTTTAAATAAAATGAAAGCAGAAAATAACAAGATCACCGCATTAACCGCATATGATGCCAGTTTTGCTAAGTTATTTCATGATAACGGCGTGGATGTTATTTTAGTTGGCGACTCTTTAGGCATGGTGCTACAAGGCGGCGACGATACCTTAGCAGTTACAAACCAAGATATAGCCTATCATACCCGCTGTGTACGTGGTGGCAGCCGTGAGCTTTTTGTAATAGCCGATATGCCCTTTATGAGCTATTCAAACGTTAGCGACACCTGTAAAAATGCAGCAGAATTAATGCGTGCCGGCGCTAATATGGTAAAACTTGAAGGCGGTGAATGGCTTTACGACAGCATTAAAAGCTTAACGCAGCAAGGTATTCCTGTGTGTGGCCATTTAGGATTAACGCCGCAATCGGTACACGTATTTGGTGGCTTTAAAATTCAAGGACGCGAAGACGACAAAGCGCAAAAAATGATTGACGATGCAAAAGCACTTGAAGATGCAGGCGCCCAATTATTAGTGCTTGAGTGTATCCCAAGTGCGCTTGCTAAACGCATTACCGATGCCGTGACTATTCCTACTATAGGTATTGGCGCAGGCAATGTAACAGATGGCCAAATACTGGTAATGCACGACTTAGTGGGTATTTCTGCAGGATATATTCCTAAATTTTCTAAAAACTTTTTACTAGAAACTGGCAACATGCCAGATGCAGTTAAAAAATATTGTACAGACGTTAAAAGTGGCGCATTTCCAAGCGCCGAACATGAGTTTAAATAA
- the dksA gene encoding RNA polymerase-binding protein DksA, whose product MPDQQRHGLLAQAGLEPYQEKPGEEYMNEAQRAHFKAILEAWRNDLRNEVDRTKSHMQDEAANFPDPVDRAAQEEEFSLELRTRDRERKLIKKIEKTINLIKEDDFGFCESCGIEIGIRRLEARPTADLCVDCKTLAEIKEKQAGRG is encoded by the coding sequence ATGCCAGACCAACAAAGACATGGTTTATTGGCTCAAGCCGGTTTAGAACCATACCAAGAAAAGCCGGGCGAAGAGTATATGAATGAAGCACAACGTGCTCATTTTAAAGCGATTTTAGAAGCGTGGCGTAACGACTTACGTAATGAAGTTGACCGCACAAAATCGCATATGCAAGACGAAGCTGCCAACTTTCCTGATCCAGTTGACCGCGCTGCACAAGAAGAAGAGTTCTCTTTAGAACTTCGTACTCGTGACCGCGAACGTAAACTGATCAAAAAAATTGAAAAAACAATCAATTTAATTAAAGAAGATGATTTTGGCTTTTGTGAGTCATGCGGAATCGAAATTGGTATTCGTCGTTTAGAGGCGCGTCCAACAGCAGATTTATGCGTAGACTGTAAAACCCTTGCAGAAATTAAAGAAAAACAAGCTGGGCGCGGTTAA